A region from the Arachis ipaensis cultivar K30076 chromosome B01, Araip1.1, whole genome shotgun sequence genome encodes:
- the LOC107617338 gene encoding glucan endo-1,3-beta-glucosidase 12, with amino-acid sequence MGWPWLFHLFLLSLICLSVSSEESIELLNLCETSEDVLQASSQDSDLSLAISISYGDINGVSSNILMAETWLKTNVLAHYPAVRITTIVINLDLCNLGVKNNNYNHERKLNLVLPSLKNIYHSLKRWGLENDIKVSISFSLDCFPIHSLRHLKMAKYNLKPLLEFLQSVNSTYSLIPHSGFSHFSQQSLSLVSSHLDFMKNLGFLNLKKVNVLGIASKIRKLSEISEPPIMEADYPSLGGYAIKNPNFPPTGAPSKSPLPSPSPAPSPNSFNTLPPCKPIGHHGSPEAELEQAQKSWCVAKPSVPAQKLQQALEYACGEGGGDCEEILPTGKCYNPDSVVAHASYAFNSYWQKNKRNGGTCYFGGTAMLVNSDPSFLHCRFILS; translated from the exons ATGGGGTGGCCGTGGctctttcatcttttccttctttctttgatTTGTCTTTCTG TTTCTAGTGAAGAATCCATTGAGCTACTAAACCTATGTGAAACAAGTGAAGATGTTTTACAAGCATCATCTCAAGATTCAGACCTATCCTTAGCTATTTCCATAAGTTATGGAGACATCAATGGCGTCTCAAGCAACATCTTAATGGCAGAAACTTGGCTCAAAACCAACGTTCTTGCACACTACCCTGCCGTGAGGATCACCACCATAGTCATAAACTTGGATCTTTGTAACCTCGGTGTCAAAAACAACAACTACAATCATGAGAGAAAGTTGAATTTGGTTCTTCCTTCTTTGAAGAACATTTATCACTCTCTAAAGAGATGGGGTTTGGAAAATGACATCAAAGtttcaatttctttctctttGGATTGTTTCCCAATCCACTCTCTTCGCCATTTGAAAATGGCGAAATATAATCTCAAGCCACTGTTAGAGTTCCTTCAAAGTGTGAATTCCACCTACTCTTTAATCCCTCATTCCGGATTCTCTCATTTCTCGCAGCAGAGTTTGAGTCTGGTGTCTTCTCATTTAGATTTCATGAAAAACCTAGGGTTTCTTAATCTTAAAAAGGTTAATGTTTTAGGCATTGCTTCAAAAATTAGAAAGCTTTCAGAAATTTCTGAACCACCAATAATGGAAGCAGACTATCCCTCTCTTGGTGGCTACGCAATAAAAAACCCTAATTTTCCTCCAACTGGTGCTCCATCAAAATCACCTTTGCCTTCGCCTTCGCCTGCGCCTTCGCCGAATTCTTTCAATACTCTTCCTCCCTGTAAGCCAATAGGGCATCATGGGTCGCCGGAGGCGGAACTAGAGCAGGCGCAGAAGTCGTGGTGCGTGGCGAAGCCGAGTGTTCCGGCGCAGAAGCTGCAGCAGGCGTTGGAGTATGCTTGTGGAGAGGGTGGTGGTGATTGTGAGGAGATTCTTCCAACAGGGAAGTGTTACAACCCTGATAGTGTGGTTGCTCATGCTTCTTATGCTTTCAACAGTTACTGGCAAAAGAATAAGAGGAATGGGGGAACATGCTACTTTGGTGGAACTGCTATGTTGGTTAATTCTGACCCAA